A stretch of Aedes aegypti strain LVP_AGWG chromosome 2, AaegL5.0 Primary Assembly, whole genome shotgun sequence DNA encodes these proteins:
- the LOC110677177 gene encoding mantle protein-like has translation MKAFVVLSMALAIASSAAVDDSTKKEKRGLWELGYGHDNLNLDHHYNNHHLDFDHHKEVKHISTTITKNVPVPYPVEVEKHVPVEVKVPYPVHVEKKVPVYVEKQVPVVVEKKVPYHVDRPIPYPVEVKVPVVHKEYVEVPKPYAVHVEKPVPVVVQKPVYVEKHVPVTVHVKEHHHKNKHWGLF, from the exons ATGAAG GCGTTCGTAGTGTTGTCCATGGCCCTGGCCATCGCATCCAGTGCTGCAGTTGACGATTCCACCAAGAAGGAAAAGCGTGGACTTTGGGAACTGGGATACGGTCACGACAACCTGAACCTTGATCATCACTACAATAATCACCACCTAGATTTCGATCACCACAAGGAAGTCAAGCACATTTCGACCACCATCACCAAGAACGTCCCGGTCCCATACCCAGTCGAGGTTGAGAAGCACGTCCCCGTGGAAGTGAAGGTCCCTTATCCAGTTCATGTCGAGAAGAAGGTTCCGGTCTACGTCGAGAAGCAAGTCCCAGTGGTCGTTGAGAAGAAGGTCCCATATCACGTCGATCGCCCAATTCCCTACCCAGTCGAGGTCAAGGTCCCAGTCGTCCACAAGGAATACGTCGAAGTGCCCAAGCCGTACGCAGTTCATGTTGAGAAGCCCGTTCCAGTGGTCGTCCAGAAGCCGGTGTATGTCGAGAAGCATGTCCCGGTGACCGTGCACGTCAAGGAGCACCACCACAAAAACAAGCACTGGGGACTGTTCTAA